A single region of the Silene latifolia isolate original U9 population chromosome 8, ASM4854445v1, whole genome shotgun sequence genome encodes:
- the LOC141597443 gene encoding uncharacterized protein LOC141597443, with product MSAILCGKRSSIFEDSPSSTSPVSKRIRCSSFSPPRSSPSSSSPFLLLDHLLSIFPFMDNKLIEQVLENSGHDLDLAIKSLNDLRLGCTVNDLPPPTAFTNTPTQPPSAHGDEGSVSAKDTSPSEDLPVDGVEWVELFVREMSVASDVNDARIRATRALEAFEKSICARANAQTAQNFQQENLMLKGQVESLLQENGILKRAVSIQHERQKEFEAKSGEVQQLKQLLSQCQEHIRTLEVNNYALGMHLKQAQQNNTIPGRFNPDVF from the exons ATGTCTGCAATATTGTGTGGGAAGAGATCGTCAATATTTGAGGATTCCCCTTCGTCAACTTCCCCTGTTTCTAAAAGAATCCGTTGTTCTTCTTTCTCCCCTCCTcgttcttctccttcttcttcttccccttttcttttgCTTGATCATCTTCTCTCTATTTTCCCCTTTATGGATAACAAG CTAATTGAGCAAGTACTTGAGAATAGTGGACATGATTTGGATCTAGCTATCAAAAGCTTAAATGACCTTCGTTTAGGATGCACTGTTAATGACCTGCCTCCTCCTACTGCCTTTACAAACACCCCCACGCAACCGCCCTCAG CTCATGGGGATGAAGGTAGTGTGTCTGCAAAAGATACATCACCCTCAGAAGATTTACCTGTTGACGGTGTAgagtgggtagaactttttgtaagGGAAATGAGTGTTGCATCTGATGTCAATGATGCAAGAATTCGTGCCACCAGGGCTCTTGAGGCTTTTGAGAAATCTATTTGTGCTCGTGCCAATGCTCAAACTGCACAGAATTTTCAACAG GAGAATTTGATGCTGAAGGGGCAAGTTGAATCACTGCTTCAGGAGAATGGAATCCTGAAACGTGCTGTGTCAATTCAACATGAGCGCCAAAAAGAGTTTGAGGCTAAGTCAGGTGAGGTGCAACAACTAAAGCAGCTTCTGTCCCAGTGCCAAGAACACATACGAACTCTTGAG GTTAATAACTATGCGTTAGGGATGCATTTAAAGCAGGCTCAGCAAAATAATACCATCCCCGGCCGGTTTAACCCTGATGTCTTCTAA